One Gossypium hirsutum isolate 1008001.06 chromosome A11, Gossypium_hirsutum_v2.1, whole genome shotgun sequence genomic window carries:
- the LOC107935231 gene encoding putative disease resistance protein At4g10780 encodes MYRMVQTGRDVRKCTWDLNSTIEQLNKEECEMSEETDKNGGHMENHIIPQLEHISLTTDDIATITGGQFAIDMFSHIKVLEITKHLNDSTVFSFCFLQRFSNLEKIEMVDCNFKELSPYEGDVGEERDVTMLLPRINPLHHICTNLETLEVHMCGSLINITRASSSLRNLTTLEVWYCKEMVELITSSKAQCLEQLVTLKIDGCEMMREVIASDDETTDEIIFKELKCLELYDLQNLKSFCSGNYTLKFPSLDELYVSKCPAMENFCNGALSKPKLQEVQTRWDVRRCWDLNATIEQLNKEECEVSEETGKNGGHREDHVP; translated from the exons ATGTACAGAATG GTACAAACAGGACGGGACGTTAGAAAATGTACTTGGGACCTTAATTCTACCATTGAGCAGTTAAACAAAGAAG AATGTGAGATGTCTGAAGAGACGGACAAAAATGGTGGGCATATGGAGAACCAT ATAATCCCTCAACTGGAACACATTTCACTTACTACTGATGACATTGCAACGATCACCGGTGGCCAGTTTGCCATTGACATGTTTTCCCATATTAAAGTTCTTGAAATCACTAAACACCTCAATGATTCAACAGTTTTTTCATTCTGTTTCCTACAAAGATTTTCCAATTTGGAAAAGATTGAGATGGTTGATTGCAATTTTAAAGAGTTGTCTCCTTACGAAGGTGATGTTGGTGAGGAGAGAGACGTGACAATGTTGCTCCCACGAATTAACCCCCTCCATCACATTTGTACTAATCTTGAAACTCTCGAAGTTCACATGTGTGGCAGCTTAATCAATATAACACGTGCTTCCTCATCTTTGCGAAATCTTACAACTTTGGAGGTTTGGTACTGCAAAGAGATGGTAGAGCTGATTACATCTTCGAAAGCCCAATGTTTAGAGCAGCTTGTTACACTGAAGATAGATGGATGTGAAATGATGAGAGAAGTAATTGCAAGTGATGATGAAACAACAGATGAGATTATTTTCAAGGAGTTGAAATGTTTGGAGCTTTATGATTTACAAAACCTCAAAAGCTTTTGTTCAGGGAATTACACTTTGAAGTTCCCATCATTGGATGAACTATACGTAAGCAAATGTCCCGCAATGGAGAATTTTTGCAACGGAGCTTTAAGCAAGCCAAAGCTACAAGAGGTACAAACAAGATGGGATGTTAGAAGATGTTGGGACCTTAATGCTACCATTGAGCAGTTAAACAAAGAAG AATGTGAGGTGTCCGAAGAGACGGGCAAAAATGGTGGACATAGGGAGGATCATGTTCCTTGA
- the LOC107935238 gene encoding eukaryotic translation initiation factor 3 subunit E codes for MATYDLTPRIGPNLDRHLVFPLLEFLQERQLYPDEQILKAKIELLNKTNMVDYAMDIHKSLYHTDDVPQDMVERRVEVVARLKALEDAAAPLVTFLQNPNAVQELRADKQYNLQMLNDRYQIGPDQIEALYQYAKFQFECGNYSGAADYLYQYRALCTNSERSLSALWGKLAAEILMQNWDIALEELNRLKEIIDSKSFSSPLNQVQSRIWLMHWSLFIFFNHDNGRTQIIDLFNQDKYLNAIQTSAPHLLRYLATAFIVNKRRRPQFKEFIKVIQQDQCSYKDPITEFLACVYVNYEFDGAQKKMKECEEVILNDPFLGKRVEEGNFSTVPLKDEFLENARLFIFETYCRIHQRIDMGVLFEKLNLNYEEGERWIVNLIRNSKLDAKIDSKTGTVIMEPNQPNVYEQLIDHTKALQGRTYKLVGQLLEHAQAQPAR; via the exons ATGGCAACTTACGATCTAACCCCGCGTATCGGCCCGAACCTAGACAGGCACTTAGTGTTTCCATTGCTGGAGTTCTTGCAAGAGCGACAACTATACCCAGATGAACAGATCTTGAAAGCAAAGATCGAGCTTTTGAACAAGACAAATATGGTCGATTACGCTATGGATATCCATAAGAGCCTTTACCACACCGATGATGTCCCTCAGGACATGGTCGAGAGGAGAGTCGAGGTTGTCGCTCGTCTCAAAGCTTTGGAAGATGCCGCCGCTCCTCTCGTCACTTTCTTGCAAAACCCTAACGCTGTTCAGGAATTGCGTGCTGATAAACAGTATAATCTCCAGATGCTTAATGACCGCTACCAG attgGTCCAGATCAAATAGAGGCATTATATCAGTATGCAAAATTCCAATTTGAGTGTGGCAACTACTCTGGTGCTGCTGACTATCTGTATCAGTATCGGGCATTATGTACTAACAGCGAAAGGAGTTTGAGTGCATTGTGGGGGAAGCTTGCTGCCGAGATACTGATGCAAAACTGGGATATTGCTCTTGAAGAACTTAATCGTTTGAAAGAAATAATCGATTCCAAG AGCTTCTCATCACCTTTGAACCAAGTTCAGAGTAGAATATGGCTCATGCATTGGAGCCTCTTCATCTTTTTCAACCATGACAATGGAAGAACACAGATCATCGACCTATTTAATCAAGACAA GTATCTAAACGCCATTCAAACCAGTGCTCCCCATCTTCTAAGGTACTTAGCCACTGCTTTTATTGTCAACAAAAGGAGAAGACCTCAATTCAAAGAATTTATCAAGGTTATCCAGCAAGATCAATGCTCTTACAAAGATCCCATCACGGAGTTTTTGGCATGTGTTTATGTCAACTATGAATTTGATGGAGCACAGAAGAAGATGAAGGAGTGCGAAGAA GTGATACTGAATGATCCCTTCCTTGGAAAAAGAGTTGAAGAGGGCAACTTTTCTACTGTCCCATTAAAAGATGAATTTCTTGAGAATGCTCGTCTATTTATCTTCGAGACATACTGCAGAATTCATCAGCGCATTGATATGGG GGTGCTTTTTGAGAAACTGAATTTAAATTACGAGGAGGGTGAGAGATGGATTGTGAATCTCATCCGAAACTCTAAACTTGATGCAAAGATTGATTCAAAGACTGGAACCGTTATTATGGAGCCTAATCAACCGAATGT TTACGAGCAGCTGATCGACCACACTAAGGCCCTTCAAGGGCGGACCTACAAGCTAGTCGGCCAGCTTCTCGAGCACGCACAAGCACAGCCTGCACGTTAA
- the LOC121209496 gene encoding eukaryotic translation initiation factor 3 subunit E isoform X1: MVDYAMDIHKSLYHTADVPQDMVERRVEVVARLKALEDAAAPLVSFLQNPNAVQELRADKQYNLQMLNDRYQIGPDQIEALYQYAKFQFECGNYSGAADYLYQYRALCSNSERSLSALWGKLAAEILMQNWDIALEELNRLKEIIDSKSFSSPLNQVQSRIWLMHWSLFIFFNHDNGRTQIIDLFNQDKYLNAIQTSAPHLLRYLATAFIVNKRRRPQFKEFIKVIQQDQCSYKDPITEFLACVYVNYEFDGAQKKMKECEEVILNDPFLGKRVEEGNFSTVLLKDEFLENARLFIFETYCRIHQRIDMGVLFEKLNLNYEEGERWIVNLIRNSKLDAKIDSETGTVVMEPNRLNVYEQLIDHTKALKGRTYKLVSQLLEHAQAQPAR, from the exons ATGGTCGATTACGCTATGGATATCCATAAGAGCCTTTACCACACCGCTGATGTCCCTCAGGACATGGTCGAGAGGAGAGTCGAGGTTGTCGCTCGTCTCAAAGCTTTGGAAGATGCCGCCGCTCCTCTCGTCTCTTTCTTGCAAAACCCTAACGCTGTTCAGGAATTGCGTGCTGATAAACAGTATAATCTCCAGATGCTTAATGACCGCTACCAG attGGTCCAGATCAAATAGAGGCATTGTATCAGTATGCAAAATTCCAATTTGAGTGTGGCAACTACTCTGGTGCTGCTGACTATCTGTATCAGTATCGGGCTTTATGTAGTAACAGCGAAAGGAGTTTGAGTGCATTGTGGGGGAAGCTTGCTGCCGAGATACTGATGCAAAACTGGGATATTGCTCTTGAAGAACTTAATCGTTTGAAAGAAATAATCGATTCCAAG AGCTTCTCATCACCTTTGAACCAAGTTCAGAGTAGAATATGGCTCATGCATTGGAGCCTCTTCATCTTTTTCAACCATGACAATGGAAGAACACAAATCATCGACCTATTTAATCAAGACAA GTATCTAAATGCCATTCAAACCAGTGCTCCCCATCTTCTAAGGTACTTAGCCACTGCTTTTATTGTCAACAAAAGGAGAAGACCTCAATTCAAAGAATTTATCAAGGTTATCCAGCAAGATCAGTGCTCTTACAAAGATCCCATCACGGAGTTTTTGGCTTGTGTTTATGTCAACTATGAATTTGATGGAGCACAGAAGAAGATGAAGGAGTGTGAAGAA GTGATACTGAATGATCCCTTCCTTGGAAAAAGAGTTGAAGAGGGCAACTTTTCTACTGTCCTATTAAAAGATGAGTTTCTTGAGAATGCTCGTCTATTTATCTTCGAGACATACTGCAGAATTCATCAGCGCATTGATATGGG GGTGCTTTTTGAGAAACTGAATTTAAATTACGAGGAGGGTGAGAGATGGATTGTGAATCTTATCCGAAACTCGAAACTTGATGCAAAGATTGATTCAGAGACTGGAACCGTTGTTATGGAGCCTAACCGATTGAATGT TTACGAGCAGCTGATCGACCACACTAAGGCCCTTAAAGGGCGGACCTACAAGCTAGTCAGCCAGCTTCTCGAACACGCACAAGCGCAGCCTGCACGCTAA
- the LOC121209496 gene encoding eukaryotic translation initiation factor 3 subunit E isoform X2 yields MVDYAMDIHKSLYHTADVPQDMVERRVEVVARLKALEDAAAPLVSFLQNPNAVQELRADKQYNLQMLNDRYQIGPDQIEALYQYAKFQFECGNYSGAADYLYQYRALCSNSERSLSALWGKLAAEILMQNWDIALEELNRLKEIIDSKSFSSPLNQVQSRIWLMHWSLFIFFNHDNGRTQIIDLFNQDKYLNAIQTSAPHLLRYLATAFIVNKRRRPQFKEFIKVIQQDQCSYKDPITEFLACVYVNYEFDGAQKKMKECEEVILNDPFLGKRVEEGNFSTVLLKDEFLENARLFIFETYCRIHQRIDMGCFLRN; encoded by the exons ATGGTCGATTACGCTATGGATATCCATAAGAGCCTTTACCACACCGCTGATGTCCCTCAGGACATGGTCGAGAGGAGAGTCGAGGTTGTCGCTCGTCTCAAAGCTTTGGAAGATGCCGCCGCTCCTCTCGTCTCTTTCTTGCAAAACCCTAACGCTGTTCAGGAATTGCGTGCTGATAAACAGTATAATCTCCAGATGCTTAATGACCGCTACCAG attGGTCCAGATCAAATAGAGGCATTGTATCAGTATGCAAAATTCCAATTTGAGTGTGGCAACTACTCTGGTGCTGCTGACTATCTGTATCAGTATCGGGCTTTATGTAGTAACAGCGAAAGGAGTTTGAGTGCATTGTGGGGGAAGCTTGCTGCCGAGATACTGATGCAAAACTGGGATATTGCTCTTGAAGAACTTAATCGTTTGAAAGAAATAATCGATTCCAAG AGCTTCTCATCACCTTTGAACCAAGTTCAGAGTAGAATATGGCTCATGCATTGGAGCCTCTTCATCTTTTTCAACCATGACAATGGAAGAACACAAATCATCGACCTATTTAATCAAGACAA GTATCTAAATGCCATTCAAACCAGTGCTCCCCATCTTCTAAGGTACTTAGCCACTGCTTTTATTGTCAACAAAAGGAGAAGACCTCAATTCAAAGAATTTATCAAGGTTATCCAGCAAGATCAGTGCTCTTACAAAGATCCCATCACGGAGTTTTTGGCTTGTGTTTATGTCAACTATGAATTTGATGGAGCACAGAAGAAGATGAAGGAGTGTGAAGAA GTGATACTGAATGATCCCTTCCTTGGAAAAAGAGTTGAAGAGGGCAACTTTTCTACTGTCCTATTAAAAGATGAGTTTCTTGAGAATGCTCGTCTATTTATCTTCGAGACATACTGCAGAATTCATCAGCGCATTGATATGGG GTGCTTTTTGAGAAACTGA